One region of Phragmites australis chromosome 18, lpPhrAust1.1, whole genome shotgun sequence genomic DNA includes:
- the LOC133898277 gene encoding aspartic proteinase nepenthesin-1-like, which yields MDTSSDLIWTQCSPCLLCADQPTPYFQPIRSATYRVLPCRSSMCGALPYPSCYRNVCVYQYYYGDSASTAGVLSIETFTFGAANLTKVRVPNVAFGCGNINASELANSSGMVGFGRGALSLVSQLGPSRFSYCLTSYFSPTPSRLYFGVFATLNNTNTSSGPVQSTSFVVNPALPNMYFLSLTGISLGSKRLPIDPLVFAINDDGTGGVIMDSGTSITYLQQDAYNALRSELVKVISLPATNDTDIGLDTCFPWPPPPNVTVTVPNFVFHFDSANMMLPPENYMLIASTTGFLCLAVAPSGDGTIIGNGNGNGN from the coding sequence ATGGACACCAGCAGTGACCTCATCTGGACGCAGTGCTCACCCTGCCTGCTCTGCGCCGACCAGCCCACGCCCTACTTCCAGCCGATCAGGTCCGCCACGTATCGCGTCCTGCCGTGCCGGTCGTCCATGTGCGGCGCGCTCCCCTACCCGTCCTGCTACCGTAATGTGTGCGTGTACCAGTACTACTACGGCGACTCCGCGTCCACCGCCGGCGTTCTCTCCATCGAGACGTTCACGTTCGGCGCGGCCAACTTGACCAAGGTCAGGGTGCCCAACGTCGCGTTCGGGTGCGGCAACATCAACGCGAGCGAGCTCGCCAACAGCTCCGGCATGGTCGGCTTCGGCCGCGGGGCGCTCTCGCTAGTGAGTCAGCTGGGCCCATCCAGGTTCTCCTACTGCCTGACGTCGTATTTCTCGCCGACGCCAAGCAGGCTCTACTTCGGCGTGTTCGCCACCCTCAACAACACTAACACCAGCTCCGGGCCGGTGCAGTCCACGTCCTTCGTTGTCAACCCGGCGCTTCCGAACATGTACTTCCTGTCCCTCACGGGCATCAGCCTGGGGAGCAAACGCCTGCCCATCGACCCGCTCGTCTTCGCCATTAACGACGATGGCACGGGCGGGGTCATCATGGACTCGGGCACGTCCATCACGTACCTGCAGCAGGACGCCTACAATGCCTTGCGGAGCGAGCTGGTAAAGGTCATCTCGCTGCCGGCGACGAACGATACGGACATAGGCCTGGACACATGTTTcccgtggccgccgccgccgaacgTGACCGTGACGGTGCCGAACTTCGTGTTCCACTTCGACAGCGCCAACATGATGCTGCCGCCGGAGAACTACATGCTAATAGCGAGCACCACGGGGTTCCTGTGCCTGGCAGTGGCGCCGTCCGGCGACGGCACCATCATCGGCAACGGCAACGGCAACGGCAACTAA